One segment of Carya illinoinensis cultivar Pawnee chromosome 13, C.illinoinensisPawnee_v1, whole genome shotgun sequence DNA contains the following:
- the LOC122291485 gene encoding uncharacterized protein LOC122291485 isoform X1 translates to MGNRHILPFSTTNNLSKKRPEALPIETMFRLPSPLPVWPKGQGFATGIMDLGGGLHVCQISTLDKVWATHEGGPDNLGATFFEPSRIPNGFSMLGCYSQANNKPFFGWVLVGKDDGSSGALRKPLDYTFIWSSESSEIKRDGNGYVWLPIPPEGYKAIGHVVTNSPQKPFLDKIRCVRADLTDQCEADSWIWGPGKTSNANGFNVYDVRPSIRGVNALGVSVGTFVAQLGGTASPLSIACLKNAKSNLSSMPNLMQIDALMRAYSPWVYFHPDEEFLPSSVRWFFVNGALLYSKGEESKPVPIEPNGSNLPQGGSNDGAYWLDLPMDAGARERVKKGDLGNSQVYVHVKPMLGASFTDLAIWMFCPFNGPAKVKVGIVNVSLGKIGEHVGDWEHVTLRVSNFNGELQRVYFSEHSGGTWLEAYELEFQNGNKTVAYASLHGHALYPKAGLVLQGSGGIGIRNDTGKSKMMLDTGRSYTVVAAEYLGSAIIEPAWLKYCRKWGPKISYDIADEIRKVEKALPGPFKFAFNRFVRGLPNEVLGEEGPTGPNMKNNWTQDEV, encoded by the exons ATGGGGAATCGTCATATCCTCCCTTTTTCGACTACAAATAATCTATCCAAGAAGAGACCAGAGGCTCTGCCCATTGAAACCATGTTCAGGCTTCCTTCTCCACTACCAGTTTGGCCAAAGG GGCAAGGATTTGCAACTGGAATTATGGATCTGGGAGGAGGGCTACATGTGTGTCAGATATCAACTTTGGACAAAGTTTGGGCAACCCATGAAGGTGGTCCAGACAACCTCGGGGCTACGTTCTTTGAACCATCGCGAATACCAAATGGTTTCTCTATGCTAGGTTGCTACAGTCAAGCCAATAACAAGCCCTTCTTTGGATGGGTTCTTGTAGGGAAAGATGATGGCTCAAGTGGAGCTTTAAGGAAGCCACTTGATTATACTTTTATTTGGAGCAGTGAGTCTTCTGAGATCAAGAGAGATGGCAACGGCTATGTGTGGCTGCCAATTCCCCCCGAGGGTTACAAAGCCATAGGCCACGTGGTCACAAACTCTCCTCAAAAGCCATTCCTAGATAAAATCAGATGCGTTCGAGCTGACCTCACCGACCAGTGCGAGGCTGACTCGTGGATTTGGGGTCCAGGTAAGACCAGCAACGCCAATGGGTTCAATGTGTACGATGTAAGACCCAGCATTAGGGGGGTCAATGCTCTTGGTGTCTCTGTGGGTACTTTTGTGGCCCAACTTGGTGGGACTGCCTCTCCATTGTCTATAGCTTGTTTGAAGAATGCCAAGTCCAATCTTTCTTCTATGCCTAATCTAATGCAGATTGATGCATTAATGCGAGCCTACTCTCCATGGGTGTATTTCCATCCAGATGAAGAGTTCCTTCCTTCTTCAGTGAGATGGTTTTTTGTGAATGGGGCATTGTTATATAGTAAAGGGGAAGAGTCAAAGCCTGTTCCAATTGAACCCAATGGCTCGAACCTTCCCCAAGGTGGTTCAAACGATGGTGCCTATTGGTTGGACTTGCCTATGGATGCAGGGGCCAGAGAGAGAGTCAAGAAAGGAGATCTAGGAAACTCCCAGGTTTATGTACACGTAAAACCCATGCTAGGTGCAAGTTTCACTGACTTAGCTATATGGATGTTCTGTCCATTTAATGGGCCTGCCAAGGTTAAGGTTGGGATCGTCAATGTCTCACTGGGGAAGATAGGTGAACATGTTGGTGATTGGGAGCATGTGACGCTAAGAGTAAGCAATTTCAATGGGGAGCTACAAAGGGTATACTTCTCGGAACACAGTGGAGGGACATGGTTGGAAGCTTATGAGCTTGAGTTTCAAAATGGTAATAAAACTGTGGCCTACGCATCTTTGCACGGGCATGCTTTGTATCCGAAGGCAGGACTTGTTTTGCAAGGAAGTGGGGGAATAGGAATAAGGAATGATACGGGGAAGAGCAAGATGATGTTGGATACTGGTCGGAGCTACACAGTGGTGGCAGCTGAATATTTGGGGTCAGCTATTATTGAACCAGCTTGGCTCAAGTATTGCAGGAAATGGGGTCCGAAAATTAGCTATGACATTGCGGATGAGATTAGGAAGGTGGAAAAAGCATTGCCTGGGCCATTCAAATTTGCTTTCAATCGATTTGTCAGAGGCCTACCGAATGAAGTCTTAGGTGAGGAGGGTCCTACGGGTCCCAACATGAAGAACAACTGGACCCAAGATGAAGTTTga
- the LOC122291485 gene encoding uncharacterized protein LOC122291485 isoform X2 — protein sequence MDLGGGLHVCQISTLDKVWATHEGGPDNLGATFFEPSRIPNGFSMLGCYSQANNKPFFGWVLVGKDDGSSGALRKPLDYTFIWSSESSEIKRDGNGYVWLPIPPEGYKAIGHVVTNSPQKPFLDKIRCVRADLTDQCEADSWIWGPGKTSNANGFNVYDVRPSIRGVNALGVSVGTFVAQLGGTASPLSIACLKNAKSNLSSMPNLMQIDALMRAYSPWVYFHPDEEFLPSSVRWFFVNGALLYSKGEESKPVPIEPNGSNLPQGGSNDGAYWLDLPMDAGARERVKKGDLGNSQVYVHVKPMLGASFTDLAIWMFCPFNGPAKVKVGIVNVSLGKIGEHVGDWEHVTLRVSNFNGELQRVYFSEHSGGTWLEAYELEFQNGNKTVAYASLHGHALYPKAGLVLQGSGGIGIRNDTGKSKMMLDTGRSYTVVAAEYLGSAIIEPAWLKYCRKWGPKISYDIADEIRKVEKALPGPFKFAFNRFVRGLPNEVLGEEGPTGPNMKNNWTQDEV from the coding sequence ATGGATCTGGGAGGAGGGCTACATGTGTGTCAGATATCAACTTTGGACAAAGTTTGGGCAACCCATGAAGGTGGTCCAGACAACCTCGGGGCTACGTTCTTTGAACCATCGCGAATACCAAATGGTTTCTCTATGCTAGGTTGCTACAGTCAAGCCAATAACAAGCCCTTCTTTGGATGGGTTCTTGTAGGGAAAGATGATGGCTCAAGTGGAGCTTTAAGGAAGCCACTTGATTATACTTTTATTTGGAGCAGTGAGTCTTCTGAGATCAAGAGAGATGGCAACGGCTATGTGTGGCTGCCAATTCCCCCCGAGGGTTACAAAGCCATAGGCCACGTGGTCACAAACTCTCCTCAAAAGCCATTCCTAGATAAAATCAGATGCGTTCGAGCTGACCTCACCGACCAGTGCGAGGCTGACTCGTGGATTTGGGGTCCAGGTAAGACCAGCAACGCCAATGGGTTCAATGTGTACGATGTAAGACCCAGCATTAGGGGGGTCAATGCTCTTGGTGTCTCTGTGGGTACTTTTGTGGCCCAACTTGGTGGGACTGCCTCTCCATTGTCTATAGCTTGTTTGAAGAATGCCAAGTCCAATCTTTCTTCTATGCCTAATCTAATGCAGATTGATGCATTAATGCGAGCCTACTCTCCATGGGTGTATTTCCATCCAGATGAAGAGTTCCTTCCTTCTTCAGTGAGATGGTTTTTTGTGAATGGGGCATTGTTATATAGTAAAGGGGAAGAGTCAAAGCCTGTTCCAATTGAACCCAATGGCTCGAACCTTCCCCAAGGTGGTTCAAACGATGGTGCCTATTGGTTGGACTTGCCTATGGATGCAGGGGCCAGAGAGAGAGTCAAGAAAGGAGATCTAGGAAACTCCCAGGTTTATGTACACGTAAAACCCATGCTAGGTGCAAGTTTCACTGACTTAGCTATATGGATGTTCTGTCCATTTAATGGGCCTGCCAAGGTTAAGGTTGGGATCGTCAATGTCTCACTGGGGAAGATAGGTGAACATGTTGGTGATTGGGAGCATGTGACGCTAAGAGTAAGCAATTTCAATGGGGAGCTACAAAGGGTATACTTCTCGGAACACAGTGGAGGGACATGGTTGGAAGCTTATGAGCTTGAGTTTCAAAATGGTAATAAAACTGTGGCCTACGCATCTTTGCACGGGCATGCTTTGTATCCGAAGGCAGGACTTGTTTTGCAAGGAAGTGGGGGAATAGGAATAAGGAATGATACGGGGAAGAGCAAGATGATGTTGGATACTGGTCGGAGCTACACAGTGGTGGCAGCTGAATATTTGGGGTCAGCTATTATTGAACCAGCTTGGCTCAAGTATTGCAGGAAATGGGGTCCGAAAATTAGCTATGACATTGCGGATGAGATTAGGAAGGTGGAAAAAGCATTGCCTGGGCCATTCAAATTTGCTTTCAATCGATTTGTCAGAGGCCTACCGAATGAAGTCTTAGGTGAGGAGGGTCCTACGGGTCCCAACATGAAGAACAACTGGACCCAAGATGAAGTTTga
- the LOC122292473 gene encoding serine carboxypeptidase-like produces the protein MASALSLLSLSLLLLLLSSPFSSAAYPNNNHLHLSSTAYFPKLQAEKLIRGLNLFPKDPINTAARDPSFVGPKIVEKGFNLPYLDGSSVPSAQEFAHHAGYYTLPHSKAARMFYLFFESRNSKNDPVVIWLTGGPGCSSELAVFYENGPFQIANNLSLMWNEHGWDKASNLLYVDQPVGTGFSYTSDEQDIRHDEEGVSNDLYDFLQAFFEHHSQFAKNDFYITGESYAGHYIPAFASRVHQGNKAKEGLHINLKGFAIGNGLTNPEIQYKAYPDYALDMGLIKKSDHDSISKMLPACEQAIKNCGTAGGNECVSSYVVCTNIFNHIMQIAGDINYYDIRKKCEGDLCYDFSNMETFLNQKSVRDALGVGDRAFVSCSSDVYEAMLMDWMRNLEVGIPALLEDGIKVLVYAGEYDLICNWLGNSRWVHAMEWSGQKQFGASPTVQFVVDGAEAGLLKSHGPLTFLKVHDAGHMVPMDQSKASLQMLSSWMQGKLAMTEPEDMVAPK, from the exons ATGGCATCAGCTCtatctctcctctctctctctcttctcttgcttcttctttcttcaCCATTCTCATCTGCGGCATATCCCAACAACAACCACCTTCACTTGTCTTCAACTGCCTACTTCCCAAAGCTGCAAGCAGAAAAGCTGATAAGAGGTCTCAACTTGTTCCCCAAAGACCCCATTAACACTGCTGCCCGCGACCCTTCATTCGTGGGACCCAAGATCGTAGAAAAAGGTTTTAATCTCCCTTATCTTGATGGCAGCTCTGTCCCCTCAGCCCAAGAATTTGCTCACCACGCTGGTTACTACACGCTTCCGCATTCCAAGGCAGCAAG GATGTTCTACTTGTTCTTTGAATCAAGGAACAGCAAAAACGACCCTGTTGTCATATGGTTGACAGGAGGACCAGGGTGTAGCAGCGAACTGGCTGTGTTCTATGAAAACGGTCCTTTCCAAATTGCAAACAACTTGTCACTTATGTGGAATGAGCATGGCTGGGATAAG GCATCAAACCTTCTGTATGTCGACCAGCCTGTTGGAACTGGATTCAGTTATACTTCTGACGAGCAAGATATTCGCCATGATGAAGAGGGTGTTAGCAATGACTTGTATGACTTTTTGCAG GCATTTTTCGAGCATCATAGTCAGTTTGCGAAAAATGATTTCTACATCACCGGAGAATCATATGCTGGTCACTACATTCCGGCATTTGCATCTAGAGTTCATCAAGGGAACAAAGCAAAGGAAGGACTTCATATAAACCTGAAG GGATTTGCCATTGGCAATGGGCTCACGAATCCTGAAATCCAGTACAAAGCATACCCCGACTATGCACTGGATATGGGTTTGATTAAAAAATCTGATCACGATAGCATTAGCAAGATGCTTCCAGCATGTGAACAGGCAATTAAGAACTGTG GCACTGCTGGTGGAAACGAATGTGTGAGTTCTTATGTTGTCTGCACTAATATATTCAATCACATCATGCAGATCGCTGGTGATATAAAT TACTATGATATTAGAAAGAAATGCGAGGGAGACCTGTGTTATGACTTCTCAAACATGGAGACATTCCTGAACCAAAAGTCAGTTAGGGATGCTCTAGGAGTTGGGGACCGAGCATTCGTTTCATGCAGTAGCGATGTCTACGAAGCCATGCTGATGGACTGGATGAGGAATCTTGAAGTGGGTATTCCTGCACTTCTTGAGGATGGAATCAAGGTTCTTGTATATGCTGGGGAGTATGATCTAATATGCAACTGGCTAG GGAATTCAAGATGGGTTCATGCCATGGAATGGTCTGGACAAAAACAGTTTGGGGCATCCCCAACTGTTCAATTTGTAGTTGATGGTGCAGAAGCAGGATTGCTAAAGAGCCATGGCCCTCTGACTTTCCTCAAG GTCCATGATGCTGGTCATATGGTTCCAATGGATCAGTCAAAAGCTTCACTACAAATGCTGAGCAGCTGGATGCAAGGGAAACTTGCCATGACAGAACCAGAAGATATGGTTGCTCCAAAGTGA
- the LOC122292474 gene encoding uncharacterized protein LOC122292474, with the protein MEGDKPTTLMCTLLAIDHTSFCYRVCSVCERTLPDIQSLCKFCNFNFNNSNPSSSSSKRLFRLLISIASDTNVFTVICFDRAAKVLFGCSADEFFDFTKLHPFAAVSANRILEGEMFRATLSKPKNGNAQHVRVVSLFPLRSGFQPAIESLKKLYGQRGDC; encoded by the exons ATGGAAGGTGACAAACCGACAACACTAATGTGCACACTGCTAGCCATTGACCACACCAGCTTCTGCTACAGGGTCTGCTCTGTCTGTGAGAGGACTCTCCCTGACATCCAATCTCTCTGCAAATTCTGCAACTTCAACTTCAACAACTCCAACCCCAGCTCCTCTAGTTCCAAACGTCTCTTCCGCCTACTT ATATCAATTGCATCAGATACAAATGTATTCACAGTGATTTGCTTTGATCGGGCCGCTAAAGTTTTGTTTGGGTGCTCAGCTGATGAGTTCTTTGACTTCACCAAGCTCCATCCTTTTGCCG CTGTGTCTGCTAATAGAATTCTGGAGGGAGAGATGTTTAGAGCGACACTGTCCAAGCCAAAGAATGGTAATGCACAACATGTACGGGTTGTGTCACTTTTTCCGTTGAGATCTGGATTTCAGCCAGCAATTGAGTCATTAAAGAAGTTGTATGGACAGCGAGGAGATTGTTAG